One genomic region from Muriicola soli encodes:
- a CDS encoding alpha-amylase family protein: MMTKRLVLAFVLVSLLICCEDIKREDGVEKDRFEMEEQGKKVIYQVFTRLFGNTNTTNKPWGTIEENGVGKFGDFTPKALKEIRELGVTHIWYTGVPHHALATDYSQYGISKDDPDVIKGRAGSPYAVKDYYNVSPDLASKPDQRLEEFKELVERTHQAGMKVIIDIVPNHVARHYEGASTPEGKEAFGATDDTTVEYKRDNNFYYIPGTAFQVPEWKNGYRPLGGNPHPLADRQFEENPAKWTGNGSRLAQPDMNDWYETVRINYGVRPDGTLDFDQLPADYATKSDREHLALWKDKSVPDSWIKFRDIALYWLELGVDGFRFDMAEMVPVEFWSYLNSHIKEKNPDALLLAEVYNPSLYRDYIHRGKMDYLYDKVELYDSLKHIMQGHGWTDHIPVVQEGLMDIEHHMLHFLENHDEQRIASPEFAGDALRGKPAMVVSATLSTSPTMIYFGQEVGEPGAEDAGFGSPSRTSIFDYIGVPHHQRWVNDKKFDGGQLSEEEADLRDFYKRLLNLTIKSKALMGAYEDIHYYNRDNTEGYNYRVYSFVRWKDNERLLVLTNFDASESYEFEMKISPEVVKSWGLEEGSQYVLSDLLYNETEVQLKIEKGQGLFQISLAPLQSYILKLQN; this comes from the coding sequence ATGATGACTAAAAGACTTGTCCTTGCGTTTGTACTTGTGTCTTTGCTGATATGCTGTGAAGATATTAAGCGTGAAGACGGGGTGGAAAAAGATAGATTTGAAATGGAAGAACAAGGAAAGAAAGTGATTTACCAGGTGTTTACCAGGTTATTTGGGAATACGAATACGACAAATAAGCCCTGGGGTACTATAGAAGAAAATGGAGTAGGAAAGTTTGGTGATTTTACTCCAAAGGCATTGAAGGAAATCAGGGAGCTGGGAGTCACACATATTTGGTATACCGGGGTGCCACATCACGCCCTGGCAACAGATTATTCCCAATACGGGATTTCAAAGGATGATCCTGATGTGATCAAGGGAAGGGCCGGATCACCCTATGCGGTAAAAGACTATTACAACGTTAGCCCGGATCTTGCGAGCAAACCAGATCAGAGACTGGAGGAATTTAAGGAGCTGGTAGAGCGAACCCATCAGGCGGGAATGAAGGTGATCATCGACATTGTCCCCAACCACGTTGCACGTCATTATGAAGGTGCTTCAACACCTGAGGGGAAAGAGGCCTTTGGCGCAACTGATGATACTACAGTAGAATATAAAAGGGACAATAATTTTTACTATATCCCAGGGACCGCATTTCAGGTTCCCGAATGGAAAAATGGGTACAGGCCATTAGGAGGAAACCCACATCCCCTTGCAGATCGTCAATTTGAGGAAAATCCTGCAAAATGGACAGGGAACGGCTCGAGGCTTGCCCAGCCTGATATGAACGACTGGTATGAAACGGTGAGAATCAATTACGGGGTAAGACCTGATGGAACTCTTGACTTTGATCAACTGCCCGCAGACTACGCAACAAAGTCGGATAGGGAACATTTGGCATTATGGAAGGATAAATCAGTACCCGATTCCTGGATTAAATTCAGGGACATCGCTCTTTACTGGCTCGAATTAGGAGTAGATGGTTTTCGCTTCGATATGGCAGAAATGGTGCCTGTGGAATTCTGGAGCTATCTCAATTCTCATATCAAAGAAAAAAATCCAGATGCCTTATTGCTGGCCGAAGTTTACAATCCGTCACTCTACCGGGATTATATCCACAGGGGAAAAATGGATTACCTCTATGACAAGGTTGAACTCTACGATAGTCTTAAACATATTATGCAGGGCCACGGCTGGACGGATCATATTCCCGTGGTTCAGGAAGGCTTAATGGATATTGAACACCATATGCTTCACTTTTTGGAAAATCACGATGAACAGCGCATTGCCAGTCCCGAATTTGCCGGGGATGCCTTAAGGGGTAAACCGGCCATGGTGGTCTCGGCAACCTTGAGTACTTCGCCCACTATGATATATTTTGGTCAGGAGGTGGGAGAACCAGGGGCGGAAGATGCCGGATTTGGTAGCCCTTCAAGGACATCTATCTTTGATTATATCGGCGTTCCGCATCACCAGCGATGGGTGAATGATAAGAAATTTGACGGGGGGCAACTGTCTGAAGAAGAAGCGGACCTCAGAGATTTTTATAAACGGCTACTAAATCTGACGATCAAAAGTAAAGCTCTGATGGGGGCCTACGAAGACATCCACTATTACAACCGCGATAATACAGAAGGATATAATTACCGGGTTTACTCCTTTGTGCGATGGAAAGACAACGAGCGTTTGCTGGTATTGACGAATTTCGATGCTTCGGAGTCTTATGAATTTGAGATGAAGATTTCCCCTGAGGTTGTCAAATCCTGGGGATTGGAAGAGGGATCTCAATACGTATTATCTGACCTACTGTACAATGAAACTGAAGTACAGTTAAAAATTGAAAAAGGGCAAGGACTCTTTCAGATAAGTCTTGCCCCCTTACAGTCCTATATTCTTAAATTACAGAATTAA
- a CDS encoding lycopene cyclase family protein encodes MYDLIVIGGGAAGFYGAIHVAEARPDMKVLILEQGKQVLGKVKVSGEADVM; translated from the coding sequence ATGTATGATCTAATTGTTATCGGGGGAGGTGCTGCCGGATTTTACGGGGCAATCCATGTAGCAGAGGCCAGGCCCGATATGAAAGTCCTGATTCTGGAACAAGGAAAACAAGTTCTCGGAAAAGTCAAGGTTTCGGGGGAGGCCGATGTAATGTGA
- a CDS encoding glycerophosphodiester phosphodiesterase, whose product MKRIIILSIVLLISSCEGVGHKMKVIGHRGAMGHETENTLASIQKAMDLGVDMIEIDVFRIKSGEIMVFHDERLERLSNAGGMIEDYDFFDLKKVTLNGNHKIPTLQDVLKLIGGKVPLNIELKGANTSERVNFITDYYIREKGWKLEDFLISSFNWEELKSMRAINPEISIAVLTEDDPLKAIPVAKELGAVAINPYFKNVTNPEVVKTIQDEGFKVYVWTVNEESDINKMSELGVDGIFTNFPERAN is encoded by the coding sequence ATGAAGAGAATTATAATTTTATCTATAGTTTTATTGATTTCAAGTTGTGAAGGAGTGGGCCATAAAATGAAGGTAATAGGGCATAGGGGAGCAATGGGTCACGAGACTGAAAACACTCTGGCTTCCATACAGAAGGCTATGGATCTGGGAGTTGATATGATAGAGATTGATGTTTTCCGGATCAAAAGTGGGGAGATTATGGTCTTTCACGACGAGCGATTAGAACGCCTCAGTAATGCGGGTGGAATGATTGAGGATTACGATTTTTTTGACCTTAAAAAAGTGACCTTAAATGGAAATCACAAGATCCCGACCCTGCAGGATGTATTGAAATTGATCGGTGGCAAGGTTCCGCTCAACATTGAACTCAAAGGGGCGAATACCTCAGAACGGGTAAACTTTATTACAGATTACTACATAAGGGAAAAAGGATGGAAATTGGAAGACTTCCTGATTTCAAGTTTTAACTGGGAAGAACTTAAAAGTATGCGAGCGATCAATCCTGAGATCTCTATTGCTGTTCTCACCGAAGACGATCCGTTGAAAGCCATACCTGTCGCCAAAGAACTTGGAGCTGTGGCGATCAATCCTTATTTCAAAAATGTCACAAATCCTGAAGTTGTAAAAACTATACAGGATGAAGGCTTTAAAGTGTATGTCTGGACTGTCAATGAAGAATCGGACATCAATAAAATGAGCGAGCTCGGGGTTGATGGGATCTTTACCAACTTTCCCGAAAGGGCAAACTGA
- a CDS encoding glycoside hydrolase family 13 protein, whose protein sequence is MGSNKFEGGFAFDSFLYLFLLIFSMISNMANAQIERVEPPNWWIGFKDPSLQLLVKGPGIGEYDVKIKQSGLSISKIHQADSPNYLFLDLQIPSDAKPGELELEFTRKGQAAIIYKYELKARTQNPEEFIGFSTKDVIYLITPDRFANGDPSNDIDLSLKEQSVDRKDDYARHGGDIRGMINHLDYMEDMGLTAIWPSPLLINDMPRSSYHGYAITDFYKVDPRFGDLAEYQELSQKAKAKGIKLIMDQVNNHCGLSHWWMEDLPFSDWINYQEGYENGENITVTNHRRTVNQDIYASDWDRDLMDNGWFVPSMPDLNQNNPFLARYIIQNSLWWIETLQLGGIRQDTYPYPEKDFMAEWARRIMKEYPLFSIVGEEWSYNPLVVGYWQQGAHNRDGYESYLKCTMDFPLQRTLVEALTEKEDWDTGLVKLYEGLANDFYYASPQDMMLFGDNHDMDRLHTQLGEDAVLTKMALAFIMVAPRIPQLYYGTEILMENSDKPGDHGFIRTDFPGGWPGDVVNAFTGEGLHMAAAEMQKFVRTLLRFRKGQKVIHEGKTKHFSPEKGVYVLFRYLGDKRIMLVLNKNENAVSLSLDRFSEMKIENKSFRELFSGHTLVLKDQLEISERGALLFVNQVDDD, encoded by the coding sequence TACGATGTGAAGATCAAACAAAGCGGCCTCAGCATTAGTAAAATTCACCAGGCCGACAGCCCCAATTATTTATTTCTCGACCTGCAGATCCCCTCAGATGCCAAGCCGGGTGAATTGGAACTGGAATTCACCAGAAAAGGGCAAGCTGCGATCATTTACAAATATGAATTAAAGGCCCGGACTCAAAATCCGGAGGAATTTATTGGGTTTTCAACAAAAGATGTTATTTATCTGATCACACCTGATCGGTTTGCCAACGGAGATCCGTCCAACGATATTGATCTCAGTTTGAAAGAACAGTCGGTTGACCGCAAGGACGACTATGCCCGGCACGGGGGCGATATTCGCGGTATGATCAACCACCTAGATTATATGGAAGACATGGGTCTTACTGCTATCTGGCCCAGCCCACTACTGATTAATGATATGCCCCGGAGTTCTTACCACGGATACGCAATAACCGATTTTTACAAAGTGGATCCCAGATTTGGAGATCTTGCAGAATATCAGGAGCTATCCCAAAAAGCAAAGGCGAAGGGAATCAAGCTCATCATGGATCAGGTTAATAATCATTGCGGTTTGAGCCATTGGTGGATGGAGGACCTGCCCTTTTCCGATTGGATAAACTATCAGGAGGGTTATGAAAATGGGGAAAACATAACGGTTACCAATCACCGGCGCACCGTAAACCAGGACATTTACGCCTCAGATTGGGACAGGGATCTTATGGATAATGGCTGGTTTGTTCCTTCTATGCCCGACCTGAATCAAAACAATCCGTTTTTGGCCCGGTATATCATACAGAATAGTCTATGGTGGATCGAAACACTGCAGTTGGGTGGGATAAGACAGGACACCTATCCTTATCCGGAAAAAGATTTTATGGCCGAATGGGCAAGGCGCATAATGAAGGAATATCCCTTGTTTTCGATAGTGGGCGAAGAATGGAGTTACAATCCTTTGGTGGTTGGCTATTGGCAGCAGGGAGCTCACAACCGCGATGGATATGAATCATATCTGAAATGCACCATGGATTTTCCATTGCAAAGAACCCTTGTTGAAGCGCTTACAGAAAAGGAAGACTGGGACACAGGCCTGGTAAAACTTTACGAAGGTCTTGCGAACGACTTTTATTACGCTTCTCCTCAGGATATGATGCTATTTGGGGACAATCACGATATGGACCGGCTGCACACTCAATTGGGAGAAGACGCCGTACTGACCAAAATGGCTTTGGCATTTATTATGGTAGCCCCCAGAATCCCACAGCTATACTACGGTACCGAAATCCTTATGGAGAATAGTGATAAGCCCGGAGATCATGGCTTTATCAGGACCGATTTTCCGGGAGGTTGGCCAGGGGATGTGGTGAATGCCTTTACAGGGGAGGGTTTGCATATGGCGGCGGCTGAGATGCAAAAATTCGTCAGGACTCTGTTGAGGTTCAGGAAGGGGCAAAAAGTAATACACGAAGGTAAAACCAAACACTTCAGTCCGGAAAAAGGGGTCTATGTTTTATTCCGTTACCTCGGAGATAAAAGGATCATGCTTGTCCTAAACAAAAATGAAAATGCAGTATCGCTAAGCCTTGATAGGTTCAGTGAAATGAAGATTGAGAATAAATCCTTCCGGGAATTATTTAGTGGGCATACCCTTGTATTAAAAGATCAATTGGAGATCAGTGAAAGAGGCGCTCTGTTATTTGTAAATCAAGTTGATGATGACTAA